One genomic region from Calditrichota bacterium encodes:
- a CDS encoding T9SS type A sorting domain-containing protein — MDLGGRAFLPALRADKNVRPPSAQVGGLLPVRLSLYALDGREVLRLHDGPLSPGTHQFRFSTSIRMPSGVYFLRLQAGTHSRTVKAVLMR, encoded by the coding sequence ATTGATCTTGGAGGGCGGGCATTCCTGCCTGCCCTAAGGGCGGACAAGAATGTCCGCCCTCCAAGTGCGCAAGTGGGGGGTCTCTTGCCGGTCCGGCTCAGCCTCTACGCGCTCGACGGGCGGGAAGTGCTCCGCCTCCACGACGGGCCGCTATCCCCCGGCACCCATCAGTTCAGATTCTCCACTTCGATCAGAATGCCATCGGGAGTCTATTTCCTCCGCCTTCAGGCCGGAACCCATTCCCGCACCGTCAAAGCCGTTCTAATGCGCTAA
- the smpB gene encoding SsrA-binding protein SmpB: protein MTTDNRQPTTDRERVQIVGRNRKADFKYHLLQRFEAGLVLTGSEVKSLRLGRVGFEDAHAVVRNGEVVLVSLHIPLYENSRNGGHRERAERKVLLKANEIRKIGLKVIEKGMTIIPTAVYFKGGWAKVELALATGKRKYDKRQVLKEREEKRELDRFKKLRRTINDRRK from the coding sequence TTGACCACCGACAACCGACAACCAACTACCGACCGGGAGCGCGTCCAGATCGTGGGACGCAACCGTAAGGCGGACTTCAAATATCACCTCCTGCAGCGGTTCGAAGCCGGGCTAGTGCTCACCGGGAGCGAAGTGAAGTCGCTCCGGCTGGGACGCGTCGGATTCGAGGATGCGCACGCGGTCGTCCGCAATGGGGAAGTTGTTCTGGTGTCGCTGCATATCCCGCTCTACGAGAATTCCCGCAATGGCGGGCACAGGGAACGTGCCGAACGCAAAGTGCTGCTCAAGGCGAACGAAATCCGTAAGATCGGGTTAAAGGTCATCGAAAAAGGAATGACAATCATTCCGACGGCGGTCTATTTCAAAGGGGGATGGGCCAAGGTTGAACTTGCGCTTGCGACCGGCAAGAGGAAGTATGACAAGCGTCAAGTCTTAAAGGAACGTGAAGAGAAGCGGGAACTGGACCGTTTCAAGAAACTGCGCCGAACGATCAACGATAGACGAAAGTAA